One Torulaspora globosa chromosome 5, complete sequence DNA window includes the following coding sequences:
- the MRH4 gene encoding ATP-dependent RNA helicase (ancestral locus Anc_6.223): MKLLKLPLNPLGLYGGLLVRNYAKRALKTERSRGSLKLASSVGPKKKIRSRNSSKDKSESKGPKSFRYGNFGGLKDSVSSNGEGNERLLSKITDFDQLKILPSVRTAVRQIIEAESLYQGNEIIPSPIQVMSIKRMASRLMDPKLQVHAIAAETGSGKTLAYLVPLLDYLKRQEVEFPELWESLKDKAVIRSVILVPTHELVTQVHDTVSKTEGVLGLHTYKWGAGSPYTEFLDKVKERIDILVTTPAKLLSLFNIRMISRADKLLSHVKFMALDEADTLMDQSWIEETHQAIRKMPNANHVVFCSATIPTEFNKTLDRLFPTLVSITTPRLHKLPSMLEFKMIDASLNPYKGSKIKALAQTLYAIVNDGTELDYEKRCIVFVNEKKDVPGVVEKLSKTYGHDCVGLTGSDTAEDRATKIKTFLDPPRLLRSATTRNSKDRNVRRVKVPDSNVTIVYDNAARTEETKSPLKVLVTTDLMARGLNFKGVRNVILYDVPKTSIDLVHRAGRTGRMRQSGRVFMIVEKSTKSWARAIPKVVKKNIAIS; this comes from the coding sequence ATGAAACTTCTGAAACTTCCTTTGAATCCTCTTGGGCTTTATGGCGGGCTATTGGTACGAAATTATGCGAAGAGAGCGTTGAAAACCGAGCGATCTAGAGGTTCTCTCAAGTTGGCAAGCTCTGTGGGGCCTAAGAAAAAGATACGTTCCAGGAATAGCTCGAAGGATAAGTCTGAGTCCAAAGGTCCTAAATCTTTTCGCTATGGAAACTTTGGTGGTTTAAAAGACAGTGTTTCCAGCAATGGCGAGGGAAACGAGAGATTGCTATCAAAGATCACCGATTTCGACCAATTGAAAATATTACCATCTGTTAGGACAGCTGTGAGGCAAATCATTGAGGCCGAATCTCTCTACCAGGGTAATGAGATTATACCGTCGCCTATTCAGGTCATGTCAATAAAGAGAATGGCATCTAGGCTCATGGATCCTAAGCTACAAGTGCATGCAATTGCGGCGGAGACTGGCTCAGGTAAGACTTTGGCATACCTTGTTCCTCTTTTGGACTATTTAAAGAggcaagaagttgaatTTCCGGAGTTGTGGGAGAgtttgaaggataaagCTGTAATAAGGTCTGTGATTTTAGTCCCCACTCATGAATTGGTCACGCAAGTGCATGATACAGTTTCGAAGACGGAGGGTGTTCTTGGGCTGCATACCTACAAGTGGGGGGCTGGGTCGCCCTACACAGAGTTCTTGGATAAAGTGAAGGAAAGAATTGATATTCTGGTTACAACGCCAGCGAAATTACTCTCGCTATTCAATATCCGAATGATTAGTAGAGCCGACAAACTCCTTTCTCATGTCAAATTTATGGCTCTTGATGAAGCCGATACTCTCATGGATCAATCTTGGATAGAAGAGACGCATCAAGCAATCAGAAAAATGCCTAATGCAAATCATGTGGTATTTTGTTCGGCTACGATACCAACCGAGTTCAATAAAACGCTTGATAGATTATTTCCCACGCTTGTTTCAATAACCACGCCAAGGTTGCACAAACTTCCTAGTATGTTGGAATTCAAGATGATTGATGCTTCTCTAAATCCATACAAGGGATCGAAAATAAAAGCTTTGGCACAAACTTTGTATGCCATTGTCAATGATGGAACGGAACTTGATTACGAAAAACGATGTATTGTATTTGTaaatgagaagaaggacgtTCCTGGCGTGGTTGAAAAGCTATCCAAAACCTATGGACATGACTGCGTTGGACTCACAGGCAGTGATACTGCTGAAGACAGAGCGACTAAAATCAAGACCTTTTTGGATCCTCCAAGGCTTTTGCGAAGTGCAACGACCCGCAATTCAAAAGACCGTAATGTGAGAAGGGTTAAGGTACCGGATTCGAATGTTACTATTGTCTATGATAACGCTGCGCGGACTGAGGAAACGAAATCTCCATTGAAAGTTCTCGTTACAACGGATTTGATGGCCAGAGGCTTAAACTTCAAAGGCGTTAGAAATGTCATTCTGTATGATGTTCCCAAGACATCTATCGATTTAGTGCACAGGGCGGGTAGAACAGGTAGAATGAGACAGAGCGGTAGAGTATTTATGATAGTAGAGAAATCTACTAAATCGTGGGCAAGAGCAATTCCCAAGGTTGTTAAGAAAAACATTGCAATATCATGA
- the SRP72 gene encoding signal recognition particle subunit SRP72 (ancestral locus Anc_6.224): MANESLTQLLSQLNVQSTKDEFAKVEQTCMNVLNNGSSSVDLGAVLKAYLVASIKQDKYDQGFRILSEKKEIAERYGDQIALEKLYIYYKLNETRKFEELYSELVPQSIDAIADKSEIETLSIRGFLHVRAQFCYKNGLYDETQKIYHYLASHNSRGTDNDLELQCNERVPLAANASLALDTDISTVSEESYDLLYNNSMILSARGEYEQAIELLKRAGEMAVKDGYESDINAIELQLSFVYQMVGNTKQSKELLDKLISKLDKNSPIALLANMNKKAFINFSKYKTNLNLVLRELNPEALNGINKQHFTQEQWSAINRNLLFLHLFNSDSIQSKSSLLSRTLHNYRKIVNNMNFESYESQAKKLYHQALKMIESGPNGSVIGFLLLTIQLQVIEKQWDNAIRLGERFLNRLWERRPTPEIQSSSDRENIQAICYILLELYKITGRNNSKTILLNHLMKDFSLLNLSAQASSEISFWKHIAFEHLEQTDLKNAKSLFEKVSKCCSDRLINKILSDEDLDAEEGAQITQGVDVEAVIAAGVKPLEPTKASNNVANLFMVKKVRADRVRDRKKRERLARFIKHHGIKGTLDPERWLPKKDRTSYRPKKRQLAKQTQGGAVSKKAEQALDISKKTAKSSKKAKNRKK, from the coding sequence ATGGCAAATGAAAGTTTGACACAATTGCTTTCCCAATTGAATGTTCAATCGACAAAGGACGAGTTTGCTAAAGTAGAGCAAACGTGCATGAATGTATTGAATAATGGTTCTAGCAGCGTCGATCTGGGAGCGGTACTGAAAGCTTACTTGGTGGCGTCGATCAAACAGGACAAATATGACCAAGGTTTTAGAATACTGTCGGAAAAAAAGGAAATTGCCGAACGTTATGGCGACCAAATCGCCTTAGAGAAACTGTACATCTACTATAAATTGAATGAAACCCGTAAATTCGAGGAGCTTTATAGCGAATTAGTTCCACAGTCGATTGATGCAATAGCGGACAAATCAGAGATTGAAACTTTATCGATCAGAGGGTTCCTTCATGTGAGAGCCCAGTTTTGTTACAAGAATGGACTATATGACGAGACACAGAAAATATATCACTACTTGGCGTCGCACAATTCACGAGGAACTGATAATGACTTGGAACTACAATGCAACGAAAGAGTGCCCCTAGCTGCGAATGCGTCACTTGCCCTCGACACAGATATTTCGACCGTTTCCGAAGAATCGTATGATCTTCTTTACAACAACTCCATGATCCTATCTGCGAGGGGCGAGTACGAGCAAGCCATAGAGCTATTAAAGAGAGCGGGCGAAATGGCTGTGAAAGACGGTTACGAGAGCGATATAAATGCCATTGAGTTGCAACTTTCTTTTGTTTATCAGATGGTTGGCAACACAAAACAAAGTAAGGAATTGCTGGACAAACTGATTTCAAAGCTGGATAAGAACTCTCCTATTGCCTTGTTGGCCAACATGAACAAAAAAGCATTTATTAACTTTTCAAAATACAAGACAAACCTAAACCTCGTCCTGAGGGAACTCAATCCGGAAGCACTTAATGGAATCAACAAACAGCACTTTACTCAGGAACAGTGGTCTGCAATAAACCGAAACTTACTATTTCTTCACTTGTTCAACAGCGACAGTATAcaatcaaagagctcgcTGCTATCGCGCACATTGCATAATTACAGGAAGATAGTGAATAACATGAACTTTGAGAGCTATGAATCGCAAGCCAAAAAGCTGTATCATCAGGCTCTGAAAATGATTGAAAGCGGCCCTAATGGTAGTGTGAttggctttcttcttttaACAATACAGCTTCAAGTGATAGAAAAACAATGGGATAATGCTATCAGGCTTGGAGAGCGTTTTCTAAATAGGCTATGGGAAAGGCGCCCAACACCGGAAATTCAGAGTTCAAGCGATCGAGAGAATATTCAAGCGATTTGCTACATTCTCTTGGAACTATACAAAATTACTGGCAGAAATAACTCGAAAACCATACTTTTGAACCATTTAATGAAAGATTTCTCATTGCTCAATTTGTCCGCACAGGCCAGTAGTGAAATTtccttttggaagcatATTGCCTTCGAGCATTTAGAGCAGACAGATCTGAAAAACGCCAAGAGCCTTTTCGAAAAGGTTTCGAAATGTTGCAGTGACCGATTAATCAACAAAATCCTATCAGACGAGGATTTGgatgcagaagaaggtGCCCAAATTACGCAAGGTGTCGATGTTGAAGCTGTAATTGCAGCTGGGGTGAAACCTTTGGAACCAACTAAGGCTTCGAATAATGTCGCCAATTTATTTATGGTTAAAAAAGTCCGGGCAGATCGAGTCAGGGACCGTAAAAAGAGGGAACGTTTGGCCAGATTCATCAAACACCATGGCATTAAGGGAACTTTAGATCCCGAAAGATGGCTTCCAAAAAAGGACAGAACCAGTTATAGACCCAAAAAGAGGCAACTCGCCAAGCAAACCCAGGGAGGTGCTGTCAGCAAGAAGGCAGAACAGGCTCTTGATATCTCCAAAAAAACTGCCAAAAGTTCgaagaaagccaagaaTAGAAAGAAATGA
- the NIP7 gene encoding ribosome biosynthesis protein NIP7 (ancestral locus Anc_6.225), which produces MRQLTEEETKVVFEKLAGYIGRNISYLVDNKEQPHVFRLQKDRVYYVPENVAKLATCVARPNLMSLGICLGKFTKTGKFRLHVTSLTVLAQNAKYKVWIKPNGEMPFLYGNHVLKAHVGKMSDDIPEHAGVIVFSMNDIPLGFGVSAKSTSEARNLQPTGIVAFRQADIGEYLRDEDTLFT; this is translated from the coding sequence ATGAGACAGCTTACGGAGGAGGAAACAAAAGTTGtttttgagaaattggCTGGTTATATCGGCAGAAATATATCGTACTTAGTGGATAACAAAGAACAACCGCATGTTTTCAGATTACAGAAGGATAGAGTATACTATGTGCCGGAGAACGTTGCCAAATTGGCCACATGTGTAGCGAGACCAAACCTGATGTCATTGGGCATCTGTCTGGGCAAATTCACGAAGACAGGCAAGTTCAGATTACATGTTACGTCCCTTACGGTGCTAGCACAAAACGCCAAGTATAAAGTTTGGATAAAACCCAATGGTGAGATGCCATTCTTGTATGGTAATCATGTTCTGAAGGCTCACGTCGGTAAGATGTCCGACGACATCCCGGAGCATGCCGGTGTGATCGTCTTCTCGATGAACGACATCCCATTGGGGTTCGGCGTCAGCGCGAAGAGTACCAGCGAGGCACGGAATCTGCAGCCAACTGGTATTGTTGCATTCAGACAGGCCGATATTGGCGAGTATCTAAGAGATGAGGACACGTTGTTTACTTAA